From bacterium, the proteins below share one genomic window:
- a CDS encoding carbohydrate ABC transporter permease codes for MALLKSKKIRYRLFIAVVYLLCTAGAILFILPFLWMVSTSLKDSTAVFTFPPKWIPQPIKWSNYPESWTLLPFTRFLINTCIITFSCIIGQVVSAALVAYGFARIPFKGNRILFLILISTMMLPGQVTMIPSFLIFKALHWIDTFKPLIVPAFFGGGAFFIFLLRQFFLTIPRDLDEAATIDGCNKFDIFWRIILPLSKPALATVVVFSFIGHWNDFMGPLIYLNSEHNFTLAVGLNLFQGYHTTAYNLLMAASLIVLAPVLIIFFLAQRYFIEGITLTGIKG; via the coding sequence ATGGCTTTACTAAAGAGTAAAAAAATTCGATACCGGCTATTTATCGCGGTAGTATATCTGCTCTGTACCGCTGGGGCAATATTATTCATTTTACCGTTTCTCTGGATGGTATCAACCTCATTGAAAGATTCAACCGCAGTGTTTACCTTTCCGCCCAAATGGATACCGCAGCCGATCAAATGGAGTAATTATCCGGAATCTTGGACATTGCTACCGTTTACTCGGTTTCTGATAAATACGTGTATTATCACCTTCTCGTGCATTATTGGCCAAGTGGTTTCAGCGGCGTTAGTCGCTTATGGTTTTGCTCGTATCCCGTTTAAAGGCAACCGTATCCTGTTCCTTATCCTGATCAGCACGATGATGTTACCTGGTCAGGTAACCATGATTCCATCGTTTCTCATTTTTAAAGCATTACATTGGATAGATACATTCAAACCGCTGATTGTCCCTGCATTTTTCGGCGGCGGCGCATTTTTCATCTTTTTGCTCCGCCAGTTCTTTTTAACGATCCCTCGGGATTTAGATGAAGCAGCGACCATTGATGGATGTAACAAATTCGATATCTTCTGGCGAATAATCCTACCGCTATCGAAACCAGCGTTAGCAACGGTGGTGGTTTTCTCCTTTATCGGACATTGGAACGATTTTATGGGTCCCTTAATTTATCTGAATAGCGAACATAATTTCACGCTCGCTGTCGGATTAAACTTATTCCAGGGATATCATACTACCGCATATAACCTGCTTATGGCAGCGTCGTTAATCGTCTTAGCGCCAGTTTTAATTATCTTTTTCCTCGCCCAGCGATATTTTATTGAAGGAATAACGTTAACGGGAATTAAAGGATAA
- a CDS encoding sugar ABC transporter permease, with the protein MVKFLKKNLPGYLFISPWLFGFIIFTAFPILASIVISFCDWNLLSGFKHIKWVGFDNYIKLLGFHQEAGQWVPRDPLFWKSLKVTFVYTIFAVPLGLCGAIAIAMLMNQKIKGITTYRTIYYLPAVVSGVATAVLWRWIFNPEFGLLNYFLTIIGVKWLLAQFGMELPLWLASPTWALPAFIFMSLWGVGGAMVIYLAGLQGIPRELYEVAELDGAGVWKKFTHVTLPLLSPTIFFNLIMGIIGSFQVFTSAYIMTGGGPSNATLFYGLYLFRHAFVYYRMGYASAMAWILFVIILFFTLLQFKYAKRWVYYHGEKI; encoded by the coding sequence ATGGTTAAATTCTTAAAGAAAAATCTCCCTGGATATCTATTCATTTCACCGTGGCTATTCGGATTCATTATTTTCACTGCGTTCCCGATACTTGCTTCGATCGTTATCAGCTTTTGCGATTGGAATCTATTAAGCGGGTTCAAACATATCAAATGGGTCGGTTTCGATAACTATATTAAACTGCTCGGATTCCACCAAGAAGCGGGTCAATGGGTGCCACGCGACCCGTTATTCTGGAAAAGTCTAAAGGTTACCTTTGTATATACCATTTTTGCGGTTCCACTTGGTCTATGCGGAGCAATAGCGATTGCTATGTTAATGAACCAAAAGATTAAAGGTATAACTACCTATCGTACGATATACTATCTTCCAGCGGTGGTATCCGGCGTAGCTACCGCAGTGTTATGGCGATGGATATTCAATCCAGAATTCGGCTTGCTGAATTATTTCTTGACCATTATTGGGGTAAAATGGCTCCTAGCGCAATTCGGAATGGAATTACCGTTATGGCTTGCGAGTCCGACTTGGGCACTCCCCGCATTCATTTTTATGTCACTTTGGGGAGTCGGCGGCGCTATGGTCATTTATCTCGCGGGTTTGCAAGGAATTCCGCGGGAACTCTACGAAGTCGCTGAACTCGATGGCGCTGGCGTCTGGAAAAAGTTTACTCATGTTACACTCCCATTACTATCGCCAACGATATTTTTCAATCTGATTATGGGCATAATCGGGTCGTTTCAAGTCTTCACATCCGCTTACATCATGACTGGCGGCGGGCCATCGAACGCAACTCTATTTTATGGTTTATACTTATTCCGGCATGCGTTTGTTTATTACCGCATGGGGTATGCGAGCGCTATGGCGTGGATTCTGTTTGTTATCATTCTCTTTTTCACGCTGCTCCAGTTTAAGTATGCAAAACGTTGGGTATATTATCATGGTGAGAAAATCTAG
- a CDS encoding sugar ABC transporter substrate-binding protein, whose translation MSKRYHLVNHRRTKIPRKSHARLIVSFSLSILVAISSCGGPPKRNPNELTFGYWSSVTDKSLIEETIANFEQLHPGVKIKGESTPWVQYFNKMLVRFVAETAPDVIMTSTERVSGYIEAEVLVDLMPFIQNDTTFSLADYYPELIERMSNNGKLYVLPRDIDVIACVFYNKDMFKKEGIPFPHDDWTWAEFLDASLKCTKDFNHDGKIDQWGVSIYGFIDAFIYSNGGTLVDDWRHPTRCTFDDPRTIEAVKFWQDLMYTYKVMPTGVTLSSLGMSEPDLFFDGKMGMFIAGIWMTPTFSKITAFDWDVVMIPRGPSGERRFIAEGSGYSMTKFCQNRELAWEFIKYLGGKEGQTILSRPGLTQPALMSLARSTVFLNGQKPANRKVVVEAAKLGMYRPATAKWDEVEQSYWQPMLDRIMSADAKLRIPADIGLKEVTEKVNKEIFKIPSATEERR comes from the coding sequence ATGAGTAAACGATATCATTTAGTTAACCACCGACGTACTAAGATACCACGGAAATCACATGCTCGGTTGATAGTATCTTTTTCTCTGAGTATCTTGGTAGCGATATCTTCCTGTGGCGGACCGCCGAAACGTAATCCGAACGAACTCACCTTCGGTTATTGGTCTAGTGTTACCGATAAATCGCTTATTGAAGAGACCATTGCTAATTTCGAACAATTACATCCGGGCGTGAAAATTAAGGGTGAATCTACCCCTTGGGTACAATATTTTAATAAAATGTTAGTTCGGTTCGTTGCCGAAACCGCTCCTGACGTTATCATGACCTCAACGGAACGAGTTTCTGGGTATATTGAAGCAGAGGTATTAGTTGACCTGATGCCATTTATCCAAAACGATACGACGTTTTCGCTAGCAGATTATTATCCGGAATTAATTGAACGGATGAGTAATAATGGTAAACTCTATGTTCTGCCACGGGATATTGATGTTATCGCTTGCGTGTTTTATAACAAAGATATGTTTAAAAAGGAAGGTATCCCTTTTCCACACGATGATTGGACTTGGGCTGAGTTTTTAGATGCGAGTTTGAAATGTACCAAAGATTTTAACCACGATGGGAAAATTGACCAGTGGGGAGTAAGTATCTATGGATTCATTGATGCGTTTATCTATAGTAACGGCGGAACGCTGGTTGACGATTGGCGGCATCCGACCCGATGCACGTTTGACGACCCACGAACGATTGAAGCGGTTAAATTCTGGCAAGATTTGATGTATACCTATAAAGTTATGCCCACAGGGGTAACGTTAAGTTCGCTGGGAATGTCGGAACCGGACCTGTTTTTCGATGGGAAAATGGGGATGTTTATTGCCGGGATTTGGATGACTCCGACATTCAGCAAAATCACCGCATTCGATTGGGATGTCGTCATGATTCCGCGCGGACCGAGCGGAGAACGGCGGTTTATCGCAGAAGGTTCCGGATATTCAATGACTAAATTCTGTCAGAATCGGGAACTCGCATGGGAATTTATTAAATATCTCGGCGGAAAAGAAGGGCAAACGATCCTATCTCGTCCGGGGTTAACTCAGCCAGCGTTAATGTCGCTTGCGCGATCAACCGTTTTCCTGAATGGCCAGAAACCGGCGAATCGGAAAGTAGTCGTTGAAGCAGCAAAATTAGGCATGTATCGACCGGCAACCGCAAAATGGGATGAAGTTGAACAGAGTTATTGGCAGCCAATGCTTGATCGAATTATGTCCGCAGATGCGAAATTGCGAATTCCAGCAGATATTGGACTGAAAGAAGTTACTGAAAAAGTTAATAAAGAGATATTTAAAATACCATCCGCTACAGAGGAACGCAGATAA